A region of bacterium DNA encodes the following proteins:
- the pstB gene encoding phosphate ABC transporter ATP-binding protein PstB, with product MTDKIEITNLSFYYGNFLALKNVQMNIKEKAVTALIGPSGCGKSTLLRTLNRTNELLEGTKIEGKVLIDQQDIYAPQTDIIQLRKKVGMVFQRPNCFPLSIYDNVAYGPKVHGIKKKVELDRIVEKSLIATLLFDELKDKLKQSALSLSLEHQQRLCIARVLALGSEIILLDEPCSALDPITTLRIEELLADLKKDYTIVIVTHNMQQAARVSDYSGYMLLGELVEFDRTSKIFTNPQDRRTEDYITGRFG from the coding sequence ATGACAGATAAAATTGAAATCACCAATCTATCATTTTATTATGGTAACTTTTTAGCATTAAAAAATGTCCAGATGAATATTAAAGAAAAGGCAGTTACGGCTTTAATCGGACCATCAGGCTGTGGAAAATCAACATTGCTTCGCACACTTAATCGAACAAATGAATTACTCGAAGGAACGAAGATAGAGGGAAAGGTGCTAATTGACCAGCAGGATATTTATGCCCCTCAAACCGATATAATCCAATTGCGAAAAAAGGTAGGTATGGTTTTTCAACGGCCCAATTGTTTTCCGTTATCTATCTATGATAATGTAGCTTACGGACCAAAGGTTCATGGCATCAAGAAAAAGGTTGAATTAGACAGAATAGTAGAGAAAAGCCTGATTGCCACATTGCTTTTTGATGAATTAAAAGATAAATTAAAACAATCCGCATTAAGTCTATCGTTAGAACATCAACAACGACTGTGTATCGCTCGTGTTCTGGCTTTAGGTTCGGAGATTATTTTACTTGATGAGCCTTGCTCTGCCCTTGACCCAATTACTACCTTACGCATTGAAGAACTCTTAGCAGACCTCAAAAAGGATTACACGATTGTCATTGTTACTCATAACATGCAACAGGCAGCAAGGGTCTCAGATTATTCTGGCTATATGTTATTAGGAGAACTTGTTGAATTTGACCGGACATCTAAAATATTCACCAACCCGCAGGATAGACGAACGGAAGATTATATCACCGGAAGGTTTGGGTAA
- a CDS encoding four helix bundle protein yields the protein MEYKTFEELEIYKMARDFRGKIYRLSRQLPEEEKYNLANQMRKASVSLTNCIAEGHGRYHYQENIQFVRQSRGSLEELIDDLNVCIDENYADETYLDKLKRNGYELLKKLNGYIKYLIKCKGGN from the coding sequence ATGGAATATAAGACATTTGAGGAGTTAGAAATTTATAAGATGGCACGCGATTTCAGGGGGAAAATATATAGACTCTCCAGGCAATTACCAGAAGAAGAAAAGTATAATTTGGCAAATCAGATGCGGAAAGCATCTGTTTCTTTGACTAACTGTATTGCAGAAGGACACGGGCGCTATCACTACCAAGAAAATATTCAGTTTGTAAGACAATCTCGAGGCTCTCTTGAAGAGTTAATTGATGACCTTAATGTATGTATTGATGAGAATTATGCTGACGAAACTTACTTAGATAAGTTAAAAAGGAATGGATATGAATTGCTGAAGAAACTCAATGGTTATATTAAGTATTTAATAAAATGTAAGGGTGGTAATTGA
- the phoU gene encoding phosphate signaling complex protein PhoU, whose translation MERFFDEELEELKAKLLYMAEIAEKMIELAIRGLIERNKDLAPGVFKAEKEINMLHIEVDELCLRLIALRQPTAKDLRFITAAMKINSELERIGDQSVNISENTEVYLNYPEVKPLIDTPRMAEIARQMVKDSLSSFVDKDVELARSVLRRDDEVDGLRDQIFRELLTYMMSDLTKIQPALALILIARNIERIADHATNISEDVVFMVLGKDIRHHIEEVRE comes from the coding sequence ATGGAAAGGTTTTTTGATGAAGAATTAGAAGAATTGAAGGCGAAGCTACTTTATATGGCTGAGATAGCAGAAAAGATGATAGAATTGGCTATTCGTGGATTAATAGAACGGAATAAGGATTTAGCCCCGGGGGTGTTTAAGGCTGAGAAGGAAATAAATATGCTTCATATTGAGGTGGATGAATTGTGCCTGCGGCTAATTGCCTTACGACAACCAACGGCTAAAGACTTGAGATTTATTACCGCCGCAATGAAGATAAACAGCGAATTAGAACGAATTGGAGACCAATCTGTCAATATCTCAGAAAATACTGAGGTCTATTTAAATTATCCTGAAGTAAAACCATTAATTGATACCCCACGCATGGCAGAGATTGCCAGACAAATGGTCAAAGATAGTCTATCTTCATTTGTAGATAAGGATGTAGAGTTAGCTCGCTCTGTCCTTCGACGCGATGATGAAGTAGATGGCTTACGAGACCAGATATTTCGCGAGCTTTTAACTTATATGATGTCAGACCTGACGAAGATTCAACCAGCATTAGCCTTGATTCTTATTGCCCGAAATATCGAACGGATAGCCGACCACGCCACAAATATCAGCGAAGATGTAGTATTTATGGTTTTAGGCAAGGATATAAGACATCATATTGAAGAAGTGAGGGAATGA